Proteins encoded together in one Porites lutea chromosome 2, jaPorLute2.1, whole genome shotgun sequence window:
- the LOC140927829 gene encoding uncharacterized protein, whose protein sequence is MDKAKKFICACLNADRQGIIYFGVGDSQEKGSKYHHGEIIGLDVEDKRDDINKAFQFVLDDHIKSDAGSLQKGGEQNCVNIHFVPVKSEGIRSSLYVIEIEVARDWRLCKDKIYYFKGWTEKRGIDKECAAGKRALNDYFKVKDEFEYAAIRTNGASTFVKPHEVDSQVKKPLEVKYKDWRRKTKQGAYQIPEGLSLEEGDAKKYTETLRERLHELNYKEYGFILFANKLPAQYRGTAHLSFLQNIPWVAVFDLFDPSSKQDGLHHTCNETSDAPRAKIRTLDEFKEITAEKDSLISTRGTTWIFNNEEMQKGDWIKRSKDCLYRALSAYNQCFLPGRLVCVFLCLSETAVNEMADIMECSFSILGDSANSCVTIISESRDIADAFIKASKYSLQRELEECSVAGISWALLKEIARELVGPSKFEEKDATTELPHFSGLKAVLNKAIHSWDDLEVYFPNPRLPRLTEAIEKARDAFYKGAQVSQVNLFYDHSIPRSLEKEVNAKVGSALKSLSKENVDASFYVKTITVSYEPGSGATTLCRRILWSKRTEYRCAVVKAITCSTDYQIEKLQNIGYEERNMTFSLPVLVLVDNFPESQFRFLRDHLMKRQTKCVVLATLPISTPTANFEITLRKLDEEETARVKNILINITSVDSEKRKEAEQVLEREKRFIWFGLELFGRDYLKIKERLQNHIRNILMAFLGEAREEHQMLLEMCCFLNKYSDGSVILPHSVVLDFLYLRLSWDKQQFPAIQDIHEAFGGLLLELQDETHGYYGWRPAHSLVSEVVTSRINVQNTAILVLEKVAKGKAYAMKFLRQQVFRIFLDRKRISDPVLLKEQVADDRLVGNDLENEVFGFLGKRTRYSPLIEDLMEDESNIRGAGALQVLLTVCEQATQIEEKSKAWQQLARFMGYEMRTNSLDEEVDLRNIVERLYNAVKKESHEKPPLLLTGIDAAHMAVDIAISLQRTYTNHYTTKGVLYFLQLTDYKRTPLRSLSEAVQTCRKALEIYDKALATSKVPNLFSMIGKIEAIILLLEIVKSCFHFDEKRFLRYLKEAEAPSELMGLSLEDQGFVQCLPSTILDILNELFGNVKIRQTTTYDENEIRSLNNAKIRASNLRRQFYEITGMDKTELSSEECSMQLLSSTSLTGQDHALYQQQVQDFLYFKDETPYSTWSNISKSDANLIYQLLKSLCLNGYGSHNDMLICSKACLQLKDKPSVNELDKIVTKFVEKFPNSEWAHLFYYMIHFPIPNGGLAHYTSQTKESIKRCANIVQEKAGSGFRKSGAEYFLGKGIGLNAIVNSHEFQWLETKWKSKTHFWRGKEPSERLERVQGQKEPGRKGIISYQGIQIHFDNTRYPNESKDDLWFYLGFTVAGPYAYDPVDKETYASLQKNASPLTMPYASSEGSTNSGKFSGPPGYHGARKSGRSTPWQQLGAAAFEPEHYKEEDTSCDSEVFSERKAQNSTGGDGFDDADERFTIGGRFNALCASESDESPQKQFESVWKVRKKAPSQDQWKTVERRTSKAKENPADAIGVKSKRVVGTRGNEKRWFEPKQVTQEGKLHHGAFVLGTKKGKECTVHKPGCDASVTDKCNFAHGWRGDTLQFVCTKCTEENKFVCREKVNHERYTWNLGPYLDSRGDIWKDKKA, encoded by the exons ATGGATAAAGCAAAGAAGTTCATCTGTGCCTGTTTAAATGCTGATAGACAAGGCATCATTTATTTTGGTGTTGGGGATAGCCAGGAGAAAGGTTCGAAGTATCATCATGGAGAAATAATTGGACTTGATGTTGAGGATAAGAGGGACGACATCAACAAGGCCTTCCAGTTTGTTCTTGATGATCACATTAAAAGCGATGCTGGGTCACTACAAAAAGGCGGAGAACAGAACTGCGTTAACATACACTTCGTCCCTGTGAAAAGCGAAGGAATTCGTTCTAGCTTATACGTTATCGAGATAGAGGTAGCTCGCGACTGGCGACTCTGCAAAGACAAGATCTATTATTTCAAAGGCTGGACTGAGAAGCGAGGGATAGACAAGGAATGTGCTGCTGGAAAGAGAGCACTGAACGACTATTTTAAAGTGAAAGATGAGTTTGAATACGCTGCGATTCGCACGAATGGTGCATCTACTTTTGTTAAGCCACATGAGGTCGACAGCCAAGTCAAGAAACCGCTTGAAGTGAAATACAAGGACTGGAGACGAAAGACAAAACAGG GTGCCTACCAGATACCTGAAG GACTCAGTTTGGAGGAAGGCGACGCAAAAAAATACACTGAAACCTTAAGAGAACGATTACATGAGCTAAACTACAAAGAGTATGGCTTCATCCTTTTTGCAAACAAGCTGCCTGCCCAGTACAGAGGTACAGCACATTTGTCGTTCCTACAAAACATACCTTGGGTGGCGGTGTTTGACCTGTTTGATCCATCCTCCAAACAAGATGGCTTACATCACACATGTAACGAGACTAGCGATGCGCCACGAGCAAAAATACGAACCCTTGACGAATTTAAAGAAATAACAGCAGAAAAGGATTCCTTGATCTCAACTCGAGGAACGACATGGATTTTCAATAATGAAGAGATGCAAAAGGGGGACTGGATCAAACGTTCCAAGGACTGTTTGTATCGCGCTCTTTCAGCCTACAATCAATGTTTTCTTCCAGGACGGCTTGTTTGTGTATTCCTCTGTTTAAGCGAGACCGCTGTCAATGAAATGGCAGACATCATGGAATGCAGTTTCAGTATTCTTGGAGACTCAGCAAACAGCTGTGTTACTATCATCAGTGAATCTAGAGATATTGCAGACGCATTTATCAAGGCTTCAAAATATTCACTCCAGAGAGAACTAGAAGAATGCTCTGTAGCTGGAATTTCGTGGGCTCTTCTGAAAGAAATTGCTCGCGAGTTAGTAGGACCATCTAAATTTGAGGAGAAAGATGCCACAACAGAGCTGCCACACTTCTCTGGTTTAAAAGCGGTTCTGAACAAAGCCATTCACTCTTGGGATGATTTAGAAGTATATTTTCCTAATCCTCGATTACCCAGATTGACAGAGGCCATTGAGAAGGCAAGAGATGCATTCTATAAAGGCGCCCAAGTGAGCCAGGTCAACCTTTTCTATGATCACAGTATCCCAcgaagtctggaaaaagaagtTAATGCTAAGGTTGGAAGTGCACTTAAGTCCCTGTCCAAAGAAAATGTTGACGCCAGCTTCTATGTGAAGACTATAACTGTGTCTTACGAGCCGGGGTCTGGCGCCACGACCCTGTGTCGCAGAATCTTGTGGAGTAAACGAACGGAATACCGATGTGCTGTGGTAAAAGCCATAACATGTTCAACAGACTACCAGATTGAGAAACTACAAAACATTGGCTACGAGGAAAGGAATATGACGTTTTCACTTCCAGTCCTCGTGCTGGTTGACAATTTTCCGGAGAGTCAGTTTCGTTTTTTAAGAGACCACTTAATGAAGAGGCAGACAAAATGCGTTGTTCTTGCTACTTTACCAATTTCAACTCCCACAGCCAATTTCGAGATCACTTTAAGAAAGTTGGATGAGGAGGAGACGGCTCGCGTGAAGAATATTTTGATCAACATCACAAGTGTCGACagtgagaaaagaaaagaagctgAACAGGTCTTGGAAAGAGAGAAGAGGTTCATTTGGTTTGGACTGGAACTATTTGGACGGGACTACCTAAAGATCAAAGAGCGGCTTCAGAATCACATCCGCAATATTTTGATGGCTTTTCTTGGTGAAGCAAGGGAGGAGCACCAAATGCTACTTGAAATGTGTTGCTTTCTCAACAAATACAGCGATGGCAGTGTGATCCTTCCGCATTCAGTAGTCCTGGACTTCCTTTACTTAAGACTTTCTTGGGATAAACAGCAATTTCCAGCCATTCAAGACATCCATGAAGCTTTTGGAGGTCTTCTCCTTGAATTACAAGACGAAACTCATGGGTACTACGGCTGGAGACCAGCGCATTCCTTAGTAAGTGAAGTGGTGACGTCAAGAATAAATGTGCAAAACACTGCCATACTCGTACTGGAAAAGGTTGCCAAAGGAAAAGCATACGCGATGAAGTTCTTAAGACAACAAGTGTTCAGGATTTTTTTAGATCGCAAAAGAATATCTGATCCAGTGTTACTCAAGGAACAGGTGGCTGATGATCGTTTAGTTGGCAATGATTTAGAAAACGAGGTATTTGGATTTTTAGGAAAACGCACAAGATATTCGCCTCTTATCGAAGACCTTATGGAGGACGAAAGTAATATTCGAGGAGCTGGTGCCCTACAGGTTCTTCTCACAGTCTGTGAACAGGCAACTCAAATAGAAGAAAAGTCTAAGGCGTGGCAGCAGTTGGCAAGATTTATGGGATATGAGATGCGTACAAACAGTTTAGATGAAGAAGTTGATCTACGTAATATAGTGGAACGACTGTACAACGCTGTGAAGAAAGAAAGTCATGAAAAACCACCCCTTCTCCTCACCGGAATCGATGCGGCCCACATGGCCGTTGATATTGCAATCTCTCTACAACGCACTTAcactaaccactacaccaccaaAGGGGTTTTGTACTTTCTCCAGCTTACAGATTATAAGCGTACACCTCTTCGATCGTTATCGGAGGCAGTCCAAACTTGCCGCAAAGCACTGGAGATTTATGACAAGGCTCTGGCGACCTCAAAGGTACCAAATCTTTTCTCAATGATTGGAAAAATTGAAGCCATAATTTTACTTCTTGAGATCGTTAAgtcttgttttcattttgatgagaAAAGGTTTTTGAGGTACTTGAAAGAAGCGGAGGCTCCCTCAGAATTGATGGGGCTTTCTTTAGAGGACCAAGGTTTCGTTCAGTGTCTCCCTTCGACCATTCTTGATATCCTGAACGAACTGTTTGGAAACGTGAAGATCAGGCAGACGACCACGTATGATGAAAATGAAATACGAAGTCTTAACAACGCAAAGATAAGAGCTTCCAATCTTCGGAGACAGTTCTATGAAATCACCGGAATGGACAAAACAGAGTTAAGCAGTGAAGAATGTTCAATGCAATTGTTGTCTTCTACCTCTTTAACTGGCCAAGACCACGCTCTATATCAGCAGCAAGTTCAAGACTTTCTTTACTTCAAAGACGAGACCCCTTACAGCACATGGTCAAACATTAGTAAAAGCGATGCTAATTTGATCTATCAGTTGTTAAAATCCCTTTGTCTTAATGGTTATGGTAGCCATAATGACATGCTAATTTGTTCCAAGGCTTGTCTTCAGCTTAAAGACAAACCTTCCGTTAATGAGCTCGACAAGATTGTAACTAAATTTGTGGAAAAATTTCCTAATTCCGAGTGGGCGCATCTTTTCTACTACATGATACATTTTCCTATTCCAAATGGAGGCCTTGCTCACTACACTTCGCAAACCAAAGAGTCAATCAAACGATGTGCAAACATTGTTCAGGAAAAGGCAGGTTCAGGATTTCGAAAATCAGGTGCTGAGTACTTCCTTGGTAAAGGAATTGGTCTGAATGCTATTGTTAATAGTCATGAATTTCAGTGGCTTGAAACAAAGTGGAAGTCAAAGACACATTTTTGGCGAGGCAAGGAACCCTCTGAGCGTTTAGAACGTGTGCAAGGTCAAAAGGAGCCAGGTAGGAAAGGCATTATTTCCTACCAGGGAATCCAGATACACTTTGACAACACACGTTATCCCAATGAAAGCAAAGACGACTTGTGGTTTTATCTCGGATTTACTGTCGCTGGACCCTACGCCTATGATCCAGTGGATAAAGAAACATACGCTTCGCTTCAGAAAAATGCTTCACCGCTTACGATGCCTTACGCATCTTCCGAAGGCTCCACCAACAGCGGCAAATTTAGCGGTCCCCCTGGTTATCATGGCGCGCGAAAGAGTGGTCGTTCAACACCTTGGCAGCAGCTTGGAGCCGCAGCCTTTGAGCCGGAACACTACAAAGAAGAAGATACGAGCTGCGATTCTGAAGTTTTCAGCGAAAGGAAAGCGCAAAACAGTACTGGAGGTGACGGTTTCGACGATGCAGACGAGCGGTTTACCATAGGTGGTCGTTTCAATGCATTGTGTGCCAGTGAAAGTGACGAAAGCCCTCAGAAGCAATTCGAATCCGTTTGGAAAGTTCGTAAGAAGGCGCCGTCACAAGACCAATGGAAAACAGTTGAAAGGAGGACATCCAAGGCAAAAGAAAACCCAGCAGATGCGATAGGAGTGAAAAGCAAGCGCGTAGTAGGGACCCGTGGAAACGAGAAGAGATGGTTTGAACCAAAACAGGTGACTCAAGAAGGAAAACTACATCACGGAGCGTTTGTTTTGGgtactaaaaaaggaaaagaatgcACTGTTCACAAGCCTGGATGTGATGCTAGTGTAACCGATAAATGCAATTTTGCACATGGTTGGAGGGGTGATACTCTACAGTTCGTGTGCACAAAGTGCACGGAAGAAAACAAGTTTGTGTGCAGAGAGAAAGTCAACCATGAACGATATACCTGGAATCTGGGACCTTACCTGGACAGTCGTGGAGACATATGGAAGGACAAAAAGGCATAA